Proteins encoded in a region of the Vicia villosa cultivar HV-30 ecotype Madison, WI linkage group LG5, Vvil1.0, whole genome shotgun sequence genome:
- the LOC131604831 gene encoding uncharacterized protein LOC131604831 produces the protein MLRLCPHHGLEEWLIIHTFYNGFLYNTRLTIDAAAGGALMDKAYADAYTLIESMAQNHYQLGSERAPAERTSGEKSSTKSGMYEISSLGQVNAKVDALTQKIENLTIAPVAAVAVVSPNCEICEMSGHAAPECHLLAGVSPEPVNYAQGNPYSNTYNPGWKNHPNFSYKNNNALYASGQAPSIPPGYQKAPLAALNVPRKSNLELMMENFIATQTQTNKDFLNQNVHTNEQIKQLATKVDALATHNKMLGTQISQVAQQQAPTAAPAGTFPGQPQPNPKGHAHAIILRSGREMDEPTNPRLKNPAMFQSPSKTTEEESGPKDKSSNSKEKEDKEGKTEEKEAPYVPLPPYKPPISYPQRFEKSKSIGQFKKFVELLKQLNITIPFTEAITQMPSYAKFLKEFLSNKKKIEDNETVTLTAECSAIIQNKMPPKLKDPGNFSIPCNIGKFVIDKALCDLEASISLMPLSICEKLNMGDLRPTKMSVQLVDCSVKYPVGVLENVPVRIGQF, from the coding sequence ATGCTGAGACTTTGTCCACATCACGGATTAGAAGAATGGTTAATTATCCATACCTTCTACAATGGTTTCCTCTACAACACGAGACTTACAATTGACGCTGCCGCAGGTGGCGCACTGATGGACAAAGCGTATGCTGATGCCTATACACTTATCGAGAGTATGGCTCAAAATCATTATCAATTGGGAAGCGAGAGAGCTCCGGCAGAGAGAACTTCTGGAGAGAAATCTTCAACGAAGAGTGGTATGTACGAGATAAGTAGCCTCGGCCAAGTTAACGCCAAAGTCGATGCCCTAACTCAGAAGATCGAAAACCTGACTATAGCACCTGTAGCCGCCGTGGCTGTTGTTTCCCCCAATTGCGAAATATGCGAGATGTCTGGACATGCTGCCCCCGAGTGCCATCTTTTGGCAGGAGTTTCCCCTGAaccagtaaactatgctcaaggaaacccttactcAAACACATATAACCCAGGATGGAAAAATCACCCCAATTTCTCGTATAAGAACAATAACGCTTTATATGCGTCTGGACAAGCACCTAGTATACCACCTGGATATCAAAAGGCACCCTTAGCTGCTCTTAACGTCCCTAGGAAATCTAACCTAGAATTAATGATGGAAAATTTCATAGCCACTCAAACTCAGACTAATAAAGATTTCCTAAACCAAAACGTACACACCAATGAGCAAATCAAACAGTTGGCAACTAAAGTAGACGCGTTGGCCACTCACAATAAGATGCTTGGAACACAAATCTCTCAAGTGgcacaacaacaagcacctactgctgcacCTGCCGGGACGTTTCCTGGACAACCACAACCGAATCCGAAAGGACATGCCCATGCTATTATTCTGCGAAGTGGTAGAGAGATGGACGAACCAACTAACCCTAGGCTTAAAAACCCTGCTATGTTCCAAAGCCCTAGTAAAACAACTGAGGAGGAAAGTGGACCCAAAGATAAATCAagtaattcaaaagagaaagaggacAAGGAAGGCAAGACGGAGGAAAAAGAAGCGCCATACGTACCTCTACCACCCTATAAACCACCTATCTCGTACCCTCAAAGATTCGAAAAATCTAAAAGCATAGGGCAGTTTAAGAAATTTGTCGAACTTCTTAAACAATTAAACATTACAATTCCTTTTACAGAAGCTATTACACAAATGCCCTCATATGctaaatttctaaaagaattcctatcaaataagaaaaaaatagaagACAATGAGACCGTAACACTCACTGCCGAGTGTAGTGCGATAATTCAGAATAAAATGCCACCTAAGCTGAAAGACCCAGGGAATTTCTCCATACCCTGCAATATAGGAAAATTCGTCATAGACAAAGCTCTGTGCGACTTAGAAGCTAGTATTAgcctaatgcctttgtccatttgcgAGAAACTTAACATGGGAGACCTAAGACCAACCAAGATGTCAGTACAACTTGTAGACTGTTCTGTTAAGTATCCTGTAGGTGTTCTTGAAAACGTACCCGTCCGCATCGGACAATTTTAA